Part of the Gemmatimonadota bacterium genome, CGAGGTGTATTTTGGGTTGCAACTGACGCAGGATTTGTGGGCACTGGCATTGGAGGCACAAAGTGATTTTCAAACGGCGCGCGATTTTGTGTCGGAGAAGCTGGAGGCAGAGGAAGGCGATTTTACGTATGCCGATCTGGGCCGCATTGATCGGTTTGCCTTTGATGTGCGCGAAAAAGTACACGAGGCGGCGAAAACAAAAGCGCTTGCCGAGTCTGCCCTGCGCCTGCTTTTGGGATTGAGTGAAGGGGATTCGCTGGCTCTTGCGGGTCCTTTAACACCGGTTGATGTGGAGATTGAGCCGCTTGAGTTTTATCTCAACCGCGCGGGAGCGCGCGAGGATATGCAGCAGTTACAGGCTGTCGTACAGGTGCGTGAATCTCTAATGCAGGTGGCAAAAGGCGAGCAGTATCCCCAGATATTTATTGCGGGTCAATTTAAGTATGGTTACGCACCAAACCGCGACGATCAGACAAGTCCTTTTGCCAGAGATGATTTCAATATTTTGCAGGCAGGGGCGGTGATAGGTGTTCGGCAGTCGCTGTCATTTGGGCTTACGTCGGCGAAGGCGCGGAAAGCGAGTTTGGAATATCAGAAGTTGTTGTATCAAAAACAACTGGCCGAGAAAGGCGTGGCAATTGAAATTGAGAAGATTTACCGCGAGTTGATCGAGGCACAGAAAAATATGGCGGCTGCCAGCACGGCGCGGCGGGCGACCCGCCGGTGGTTTATATCGGTTCGCGATGGGTTTAATGCCGGGCTTGAAGATGCATCGGATATGATCGATGCTGCAAAAGAGTACGGTGTTATTCGCGCCAAATATTACGAAGCAGTGTTCAATTTTAACCGGTCCTGGGCGCGATTACAACGGGCTGTTGGACGCAGTCTTTTGTAAATTGCTTGGGATATTGAGAAAGGTTGTAGAAGTTATGGTGAATAAAGCTGTAATTATTGCCGCCGGTATGGGCAGTCGGTTGAGAGGTTATGGGGCGGATTTGCCCAAGCCTCTCGTGCCCCTGGCCGGCGTGCCATTGCTCAAGCGCACGATTTTGTCGGCTATGCGCGCGGGCATTTCAGAGTTTGTGGTTGTGGTGGGGTATCGGTGCCAGGAGATTATGCACGCGCTTGCCGGTGATCCACAGCTTTCGGATGTGGCGATTGA contains:
- a CDS encoding TolC family protein, with product MFLKFFAGVQGVVLFNCNRCGFFSHMFRLCVSFFGIFLCVHSLRAETYDLSASIAQAMRVHPGVRAAAVDVDIARAQLDQANAIRFLPQFELRSVIGPSPEARGDALTGNTMLSHLSIFTRTEATVVQPLFTFGYLSGAKAAAMAGMTAQQAGLRKARGDLELQVAEVYFGLQLTQDLWALALEAQSDFQTARDFVSEKLEAEEGDFTYADLGRIDRFAFDVREKVHEAAKTKALAESALRLLLGLSEGDSLALAGPLTPVDVEIEPLEFYLNRAGAREDMQQLQAVVQVRESLMQVAKGEQYPQIFIAGQFKYGYAPNRDDQTSPFARDDFNILQAGAVIGVRQSLSFGLTSAKARKASLEYQKLLYQKQLAEKGVAIEIEKIYRELIEAQKNMAAASTARRATRRWFISVRDGFNAGLEDASDMIDAAKEYGVIRAKYYEAVFNFNRSWARLQRAVGRSLL